The nucleotide sequence CAGAGATGGCAGATGGAAGGAAGATTTGATCCCGATAATCCTGAGCGTTATCCTGATTATCCTCGTTTGGAAGTGATTACCAATAGTGGTACGCCAAACACAGTACTTTCTGATTTTTGGGTGATGAATGCCGCTTACCTTAGGGTGAAAAACCTTCAGCTTGGGTATACCCTTCCGCAGGCAGCTGCGGAAAGAATAGGACTCCAAAAGGCGAGGCTTTACTTGAGTGGAGAGAACCTGCTTTCCTTCAACTCCTACAGACAAGGATGGGATCCTGAAATCAATACTGCCGGAGCATATTATCCCATCTTGGCAACATATACTTTAGGTGTAAATATTAAATTCTAAGACCATGGCATTTCCTAAAATAACGCATAAAAAATCAAAAAGTATTTTCAAGTTACAGGTGGTTTTAAGCCTTGTTCTACTCTTGTTGTTTTCTTGTGAGGATAAGCTTTCCCAGTATCCATCAAATGCATTTGCCCAAGAAAATTTTTGGAGAACCGAATCGGATGCATTGATAGCATTGACTGGAATGTACCGAGGGGGCATTGAGTTTGGTACCCAGGTCGTGCCCAGTGATTGGTGGACTTATTGTGGAATGGTGTTTTTGGAATTGGCGACGGACAATGGTTATGATCGCCGTGGAGATAATTCTACCATTAACAGGCTGACCAATGGAACTCTGCTTCCCAATAACAATGTGATCAATGGTTATTGGCAAGGGTCGTATAAAAGAATAGCGATCTGCAATGATTTTCTGGAAAATATAGAGTCTGTAAACATGTCAACGGAAAAAATCCAAAGAATGGCTGCAGAGGCGAAGTTTTTACGAGCTACACAGTATTTCTACATGTCGCAGTTTTGGGGGGCTGTACCTTTGGTGACAGAAACTTTGACTCCCGAGGAGGCCAATAATGTGGTGAAAGCAGAGAAATCGGTTATTGTGCAGTTTGTTATTGATGAGCTTGCTGCTGCTGTTCAGGATCTGCCGGCTTATGGGGAGCTTCAGGCATCAGAAATGGGAAGAGCCAGTAAGCAGGCGGCATTGGCATTTCTGGGTAGGATATACCTTAGCGAAAAGAGGTTTACAGAAGCTTCTGCCGCTTACAAGCAAATCATTGATTTAGGGGATAATGAAATCGATCCTGATTATCAATCTTTGTTTAATCCCAATGGGGAAAATAGCTCGGAGAATATCTTTAGTTCGCAATTTGCTCCCGGGCAGGCACCGAATGCGTTGCCACAACATGCCTATCCTGCCATTTCCGGTGGCTGGCATTTTGTCAACCCTCTGGGCAGCCTGACTGATGCTTATGGTTTTGATGATGGCAGTCCTCTTTCTTATGACGACCCTCGGTTCAACTATGATGATATGGGTGAGAACAGAGATCCTCGGTTCAGGTATAATTTCCTTTGGAATAACAGTACCTTTGGATCAAATATCTATAACTGTCACCCGGATGCCACCAGCTCAGTTGACCAGCTGACTTACTCAAAGCAAGCAACCAGAAGTGGTTACGGCCTTAGGAAGTTTTTTGATGAGTCCTTTACAGGTAATTTACGCAATGATTATGGGGGAAATATTCCAATTATACGTTATGCGGAAGTACTGCTGAGCTACCTTGAAGCTGAGTTGGAAGCAGGCAATCCGATTACCCAGGAATTGCTGGACCAAACGATCAACGCAGTTCGTGGACGCGCATCAGTAGGACTTCCTGCCATTCAGGAGACCAATGCAGCAGCTTTGCGTCCAATACTGAGAAATGAAAGAAGAATAGAGTTGGCCTTCGAAGGAATCCGTTTATGGGATATTTTTAGATGGGAAATCGGTGAAGAAGTGTTGGTGGGTGATTTCTGGGGAGCTCCTTTCCCTGACTCTGAAAAATATGCTACTACATCCAAGAAGCTTGATCCGGATTTTAGGTGGTTTGTGACTTCAAAAAACTTCCGACCAGGGGTGGATGATCAATGGCCTATTCCAGAATCAGAGGTGAATATCAATCCTAACCTTGGACAGTAAGCAGATTTTGGTCATTAATTAATTTTTGAATTATGAAAAGAAGATACGCTGTTAAAGCCATTGCCTTAAGTTCTGTTGTTCCACATGTTCTGCTAGGAGGAGCTCCATTGAAAAAGGGGAAGGTGATTCCAGTAGCGCTAGTCAATAATAAAAGCTATGAAAGCTCTTGGCATCTGTGGCCAGATATGAAGTGGGTTGGCCCGGATTTTTGGGGAAACAGGTTACAAGATTGGGAAATCAGGAAGGGCAAAGCCACCTGTGTGGTCCAAGGTAATAACAGGACCCTATATACATTGTCTCATGAACTAGGTGATCAAGAGGGAGGTTTTGAGCTCAATGTTACCATGGATTGGTTGGCCGAAAAGGTAAGTTCAAGTTCAGATGTCTATGCAGGTTTTCGCCTAGGGGCAAAAGGGAAATTTGATGACTACCGATCAGCCGCGGTGTTTGGAAAAGGACTTGATGTTGGTGTCAGGGGAAATGGGGAGTTGTTTATTGGAGATAGTGAGGGGGCTGAAAGTATATCTTTGAACCAAACATTGAGGTTGAGGTTAGTGGCTGAGCCAAAAGCAGGCCTTTATCATTTGAAATTGACAGCCCTTTCTGAAAGTGGAGATACCTTAGCAGCGCATCAGGTTGAAGGGATGGCTTCGGCCACTGTTTCAGGAGCTTTGGCCTTGGTGTCTCATTTTCCAGGTGACTCCAAACAAGGAAGTGATCAGCCTTCCGTGGCGTTTTCCAATTGGGAATTAAAGGGAGCAAAAGTGTTGCAGTTTGAAGATCGGGAATTTGGGCCGATTTGTTTTGCGCAGTACACCCTGCATGATAAGACGCTTAAATTGAATGCCCAGCTGGCCCCGATTGAAGCCATATCGGGTAAGAAGATATCCTTGAAAGTAAAAACCAATGGAAAATGGGAGACGCTTCAGGAAAGTACAGTGGATCCCATGGGAAGGGTGGCACAGTTTAGAATAGAAAATTGGGAACAAGCCGATGCTGTTTCTTATCAGGTTCATCTGGAGCTGTCTCTTTTGGAGCAGGTAAAGGCCTATACCTATGAGGGAACCATCGCCAAGGAACCTACAGATATATCCCAAGTGAAAATGGCTGTGTTCAGCTGTAATGCAGATTATGGCTTTCCAGATGGGGAAGTCAGTGAACATGTGGCCAAACACCAGCCAGACTTAGCGGTGTTTTTAGGGGATCAGTTTTATGAAGGTACGGGAGGTTTTGGAATACAAACCTCTCCCATAGAAAAAGCATCCTTGGACTATCTCCGTAAATGGTACATGTTTGGTTGGTCCTACCGCGAAATATTCCGTCATATTCCCAGTGCATTTATTCCAGATGACCATGATGTTTATCATGGAAATGTATGGGGAGAAGGCGGGAAACATGCTCCCTCAGATGAAGGGTGGGGCTATGTGGCTCAAGATCAAGGGGGCTATAAAATGCCTCCGGAGTGGGTGAATATGGTTCAGAAGACGCAAACAGGTCATTTGCCAGATCCCTACGATCCAAGCCCTGTCAAGCAGGGGATTGGTGCTTATTATACAGATTGGATATACGGTGGTGTCAGCTTTGCTATTTTGGAAGACAGAAAGTTCAAGACTGCCCCAAAAAATGTTCTCCCTGAAGAAGCAAAAGTTACCAATGGCTTTATCCAAAACCGGGATTTCGATATCAAAAAATACTATGATATCGAAGCCCAGCTGCTGGGAGAAAGACAATTGGAATTTCTTGAAAACTGGACGGTAAATTGGCCCAATTCAGTACAGATGAAAGCAGTTTTGTCCCAGACCAACTTCTGTACAGTTGCTACTTTGCCTGAAGGAAGTATTATTGATAGTATTGTCCCAAAATTGCCTATTCCAGCGCCTGGGGAGTATGTCTCAGGAGATGCGCCGACATCGGATATGGATTCCAATGGCTGGCCTCAAAAAGGTAGGGATGAAGCCTTGAAAATTATCAGGAAGTCCTTTGCTTTACACATCGCTGGTGACCAGCATTTGGCCAGTGTGGTGCATTATGGGGTGGACGATTTCGGAGATTCCGGTTATGCTTTTGCAGGACCGGCCCTCAATAATCTTTTTCCTAGGAGATGGTGGCCCCAATTGAGTGATGATCATCAATCTTTGCCTGGAAAATCAGACAATACGGGAAATTTTCATGATGGCTTTGGAAATAAGATGACCATACATGCCGTAGCCAATCCTTCCCAAACAGGAAGGAAACCTGCCCTGATTTATGATAGGGCAACGGGATATGGCATAGTGACCTTTGACAAATCCGCCAGAACTATGAAGATGGAATGCTGGCCAAGATATGTAGATCCAGAAAAGAATCCTGATGGACAATATGAAGGATGGCCTGTTATGGTTTCTCAAGATGATAATTACTCCAGAAAGGCTGTTGGCTACCTTCCATTACTGAAAATAGAAGGTAAGCCGGATCCGGTGTTGAAACTGGTTAATGAAGCCACTGGGCAGACGGAATATTGCTTGAGAATCAAGGGAAATAGTTTTAGACCTAAGGTATTCGAAAAAGGAAAATATACCGCTATTATTCAGGAAGAGGAGTCAGGACAGTCTCAAGTGCTGGCGGGCTTAGTACTTAGCAATGAAGAGGGAGCCTTTCGGACTGTTTCTTTTAAAGTATAGGCAGCTTTCAGCTTATGGAAATAGAAAGAAAACAGCAGGTCATTGGCCTGCTGTTTTCATTTAACCCGTGAGTAGTTTTTAATTCTTAAGCGGTTTGCTCAGGTCAGGTTGGAGTTTTTTGCTGTAGGTATATTGATGAATTCTTTTAAAGAGATGACCTTGTAATTGTGTTTGGACAGGTATTCCAAATAGCTTTTGAACTGGGCTGGAGGTGGATTAATCCATAGATGCTCCAGGTCTGGAATATCATGAAAAGTCAAAACAACTATTTTTCCATTTTTAGACTTATTGAAGGCAGCCATGGTTTCCTTTTTATCCCCAGCTTGGGGAGTCCAACTTGGAATTAATTACTTCATTAATTTATACATCTCAGAAGCAGCCAAGAGAAAGCATCCCAAGCCATAATCTTCAAAGTCAGGTTTGCTGGTGTATGTTACCGGTTGACCATCTTTGGGCTCTTTTCCTGTTCCTTGAAGAAATCCCAAGTAGCCATTGTCATGAATAGCCTCATTGGAAATGGCTTTCCAAGCTTTGGTGATGGCGGGCATATATACTTCTTTTTCCAGAAGTCCATTGTTTACACCCCAGGCCATGCCATAAAGGAATAGCGCAGTGCCGGAAGTTTCCTTTCCTTCAAAATGGGTAGGGTCATGTAAACTGACATTCCAAAAACCATCTGTTCTTTGCACCGTCAAAACAGATTTTAACATGCGTTGAAGCATTTGTACATATTCAAATCTGTGAGGATCATCTTTGGGCAAAAATTCCAAAGTACGTACCATGGCTGCTACCACCCAGCCATTGCCCCGGGACCAGTAGCAATCATTCCCATTAGGTTCTTGGTAGGGAGGAAGAAAGTCTTTGTCTCTCCACCATAAATTATCAATAGGATTAAAAAGTCCCTGAGTGACCTTGGTGTCCATATACATCTCATACATGCGTTCTGAATATTTCTTGTCACCAGTCAGACTGGTCAATTGGGCAAAAACCGGCATGGCCATTTGCAGGGCATCGATCCAGTCCCAATCATTGATCTTATAGCTGGCTAACATTTCATCTATCGATGCCTGAATGTCTCGAATCCTTTCAGGTTGTGGATCCATTTCATACAGCATAATATAGGTTTGCCCAGCACAATGGTTGTCGGCATGGCGGGTCTGGGCGCCATTTCTTAGACCCCAATTGTGAGATTCCCCCCATTTAACGGCATAGTCATAATAGGCCTTGTCATTTTTCAAGGAATAAAGCGCCATCAACCCTTCATAGTAAACCGCACGGGTCCATAGGTTACTGGACCGTTCTCTATTGGTGATGACATTGACACCTGGATCGGGCCATTTGTCCATCAAATACTGATTGGTCAAGACCATTTGGTCCATGATCTCTTTTTGGCTGGGTAGCTCTTGGGCTTTTAAAATTCCTATACAGGAGATCAGTACTAGGCTGAATAAAATGGATTTTCTAATGCACATGATCATTTATTTATCTTGATTGATTCTGGGTTTTAATATGATACATCGATGATGTAATCGACCATTTTTATAAAATTAAGTATTTGGGATAGATTGCTTGTTCTGTAATGTCCTGTTTTCTGAAAGGAGAGGTTGGAAGTGGTGAAAAAAATGCTGTAAAGGAAGGTTTTGGTAGTCCTTTTAGGAGAAAATAAAAAATAATTATTTCAATAAAATATATTAAAAACAAAATAATGTATGTAAATAGTTTTAAATAAGGTTTGAAAATTAAGTTCAAACAGACTTGTCTGAAAAATGAGAATGACATATATTAAGGGAATATTAACAATCACCCAAATGCCATGAATTACTTGAAATTGAAAAAAGGGACCAGTTTGAGCTGGAAAACAAAGTTGCTAGTCTATTTGGC is from Echinicola marina and encodes:
- a CDS encoding RagB/SusD family nutrient uptake outer membrane protein; translation: MAFPKITHKKSKSIFKLQVVLSLVLLLLFSCEDKLSQYPSNAFAQENFWRTESDALIALTGMYRGGIEFGTQVVPSDWWTYCGMVFLELATDNGYDRRGDNSTINRLTNGTLLPNNNVINGYWQGSYKRIAICNDFLENIESVNMSTEKIQRMAAEAKFLRATQYFYMSQFWGAVPLVTETLTPEEANNVVKAEKSVIVQFVIDELAAAVQDLPAYGELQASEMGRASKQAALAFLGRIYLSEKRFTEASAAYKQIIDLGDNEIDPDYQSLFNPNGENSSENIFSSQFAPGQAPNALPQHAYPAISGGWHFVNPLGSLTDAYGFDDGSPLSYDDPRFNYDDMGENRDPRFRYNFLWNNSTFGSNIYNCHPDATSSVDQLTYSKQATRSGYGLRKFFDESFTGNLRNDYGGNIPIIRYAEVLLSYLEAELEAGNPITQELLDQTINAVRGRASVGLPAIQETNAAALRPILRNERRIELAFEGIRLWDIFRWEIGEEVLVGDFWGAPFPDSEKYATTSKKLDPDFRWFVTSKNFRPGVDDQWPIPESEVNINPNLGQ
- a CDS encoding alkaline phosphatase D family protein — its product is MKRRYAVKAIALSSVVPHVLLGGAPLKKGKVIPVALVNNKSYESSWHLWPDMKWVGPDFWGNRLQDWEIRKGKATCVVQGNNRTLYTLSHELGDQEGGFELNVTMDWLAEKVSSSSDVYAGFRLGAKGKFDDYRSAAVFGKGLDVGVRGNGELFIGDSEGAESISLNQTLRLRLVAEPKAGLYHLKLTALSESGDTLAAHQVEGMASATVSGALALVSHFPGDSKQGSDQPSVAFSNWELKGAKVLQFEDREFGPICFAQYTLHDKTLKLNAQLAPIEAISGKKISLKVKTNGKWETLQESTVDPMGRVAQFRIENWEQADAVSYQVHLELSLLEQVKAYTYEGTIAKEPTDISQVKMAVFSCNADYGFPDGEVSEHVAKHQPDLAVFLGDQFYEGTGGFGIQTSPIEKASLDYLRKWYMFGWSYREIFRHIPSAFIPDDHDVYHGNVWGEGGKHAPSDEGWGYVAQDQGGYKMPPEWVNMVQKTQTGHLPDPYDPSPVKQGIGAYYTDWIYGGVSFAILEDRKFKTAPKNVLPEEAKVTNGFIQNRDFDIKKYYDIEAQLLGERQLEFLENWTVNWPNSVQMKAVLSQTNFCTVATLPEGSIIDSIVPKLPIPAPGEYVSGDAPTSDMDSNGWPQKGRDEALKIIRKSFALHIAGDQHLASVVHYGVDDFGDSGYAFAGPALNNLFPRRWWPQLSDDHQSLPGKSDNTGNFHDGFGNKMTIHAVANPSQTGRKPALIYDRATGYGIVTFDKSARTMKMECWPRYVDPEKNPDGQYEGWPVMVSQDDNYSRKAVGYLPLLKIEGKPDPVLKLVNEATGQTEYCLRIKGNSFRPKVFEKGKYTAIIQEEESGQSQVLAGLVLSNEEGAFRTVSFKV
- a CDS encoding glycoside hydrolase family 88/105 protein; the protein is MCIRKSILFSLVLISCIGILKAQELPSQKEIMDQMVLTNQYLMDKWPDPGVNVITNRERSSNLWTRAVYYEGLMALYSLKNDKAYYDYAVKWGESHNWGLRNGAQTRHADNHCAGQTYIMLYEMDPQPERIRDIQASIDEMLASYKINDWDWIDALQMAMPVFAQLTSLTGDKKYSERMYEMYMDTKVTQGLFNPIDNLWWRDKDFLPPYQEPNGNDCYWSRGNGWVVAAMVRTLEFLPKDDPHRFEYVQMLQRMLKSVLTVQRTDGFWNVSLHDPTHFEGKETSGTALFLYGMAWGVNNGLLEKEVYMPAITKAWKAISNEAIHDNGYLGFLQGTGKEPKDGQPVTYTSKPDFEDYGLGCFLLAASEMYKLMK